Proteins encoded together in one candidate division KSB1 bacterium window:
- a CDS encoding PD40 domain-containing protein has protein sequence MHTLSLLAIALCAALALAEPLIYEGETHLRNVRQLTFGGENAEAYFSYDGDLIVYQATRDSFKCDQIFTMNLDGSGQQLISTGTGATTCSFFVPGTEDIVFCSTHEHGAECPVKPDRALGYVWGLFNYDVFRAKRDGSNLRVLANSSGYDAEAAVSPDGKEVVFTSARDGDLELYKMNSDGTNIRRLTYTVGYDGGPFFSPDGKYIVYRAFHPRSPEELVRWNTLWSEQAVSPTRLELWIMNSDGTGQRQVTNLGAASFCPYMSPDGSWIVFTSNFADSSGSHMPNFDLWRIHPDGSGLDRVSNSPVFDGFPMWSYDGKKLIFASNRGEQKHSHETNIFIADWIE, from the coding sequence ATGCATACACTCTCTCTCCTTGCGATAGCACTCTGCGCGGCCCTTGCGCTTGCCGAGCCGTTGATCTATGAAGGCGAAACTCACCTCCGCAACGTGCGCCAATTGACGTTCGGCGGTGAGAATGCCGAAGCCTATTTCTCTTACGACGGCGACCTGATAGTCTATCAGGCGACCCGCGACAGCTTTAAGTGCGACCAGATTTTCACGATGAATCTCGACGGTTCCGGTCAGCAGTTGATCAGCACCGGGACGGGCGCCACGACCTGTTCTTTTTTCGTTCCGGGAACCGAGGATATCGTCTTTTGCAGCACCCATGAACACGGTGCCGAGTGCCCCGTGAAACCGGACCGCGCGCTGGGCTACGTGTGGGGTCTGTTCAACTATGACGTGTTCCGCGCGAAGCGGGACGGTTCGAATTTGCGTGTGCTCGCGAACTCCAGCGGTTACGACGCCGAGGCCGCCGTCAGCCCCGACGGCAAGGAGGTCGTCTTCACGTCGGCGCGCGACGGCGATCTCGAACTGTACAAGATGAACTCCGACGGCACGAACATCCGGCGGCTCACGTACACGGTCGGCTACGACGGCGGGCCGTTCTTTTCTCCGGATGGCAAGTACATTGTGTATCGCGCTTTTCACCCGCGTTCACCGGAGGAGTTGGTGCGCTGGAACACGTTGTGGAGCGAGCAGGCGGTGTCGCCGACTCGCCTTGAACTCTGGATCATGAATTCGGATGGCACGGGCCAGCGTCAGGTCACGAATCTCGGCGCGGCCAGCTTTTGTCCGTACATGAGTCCCGACGGAAGCTGGATCGTGTTCACGAGCAACTTTGCCGACAGCTCCGGCAGCCACATGCCGAACTTCGATCTCTGGCGCATTCATCCTGACGGCTCCGGGTTGGATCGGGTCTCAAACTCGCCGGTATTCGACGGCTTTCCGATGTGGTCCTACGACGGCAAGAAGCTGATCTTTGCTTCGAATCGCGGCGAGCAGAAGCATTCTCACGAAACGAATATCTTCATCGCCGACTGGATCGAATAG
- a CDS encoding glycosyltransferase family 9 protein has product MILRGPRITAEPRRILFIQLRRIGDTLLGTPAIRALHTRFPRAQLDFIAEQPADEVLSGHPHIARLLVAPRHGLRETVEFVRLMRRERYDWTIDFLSNPRSAQFAFLSGAAVRVGLNRFGRRWAYTHRVMEEPRDADLYAVDLRLEILRQLGVPSAGRELEMFADQAAPDATRQAAAALRNLPRPRVAVAVGGANPAKRYPAELCAAVIDQLQRHGCSCLLTSGPGEAIYGEQVQSVLPTRIPQLIDARVPLLAALYRDVDLYLGPDSSPKHVAVACGIPTVTLFGPGNPLNWNDSTSPRQIVLTPDCVDRPRCVESICAQRGCLRRLDPAVVAEAALRLLNK; this is encoded by the coding sequence ATGATCCTGCGCGGTCCACGAATTACGGCTGAACCGCGCCGCATTCTGTTCATCCAGCTGCGACGCATCGGCGACACGCTGCTCGGCACTCCGGCAATTCGCGCGCTGCATACTCGCTTTCCGCGCGCACAGCTCGATTTCATCGCGGAGCAGCCTGCTGACGAAGTCCTGTCCGGTCACCCGCACATTGCTCGCCTGCTGGTCGCCCCTCGTCACGGCCTGCGCGAGACCGTTGAGTTTGTCCGGCTGATGCGCCGCGAGCGCTATGATTGGACCATCGATTTCCTGTCGAATCCGCGCAGCGCGCAGTTTGCATTTCTGTCCGGTGCGGCGGTTCGAGTCGGCCTGAATCGCTTCGGTCGGCGCTGGGCTTACACCCATCGCGTGATGGAGGAGCCGCGCGACGCCGATCTTTATGCGGTCGATCTTCGTCTGGAAATTCTGCGCCAACTCGGCGTTCCGTCCGCTGGCCGCGAGTTGGAGATGTTCGCGGATCAGGCCGCTCCCGACGCGACACGGCAAGCGGCGGCCGCGTTACGCAATCTGCCTCGCCCGCGTGTGGCGGTGGCGGTCGGCGGCGCAAATCCCGCTAAACGCTACCCCGCCGAGCTCTGCGCCGCCGTGATCGATCAACTACAACGGCACGGCTGCTCCTGTCTTCTCACCTCCGGTCCCGGCGAGGCCATCTATGGCGAGCAAGTCCAATCGGTGCTGCCTACTCGCATTCCGCAGCTGATAGACGCCCGCGTCCCGCTACTGGCGGCGCTGTATCGCGATGTCGATTTGTATCTTGGCCCCGACTCCAGCCCCAAGCACGTCGCCGTGGCCTGTGGGATTCCCACCGTGACGCTGTTCGGTCCGGGCAACCCGCTGAATTGGAACGACTCAACGAGTCCGCGTCAGATCGTGCTGACGCCGGATTGCGTCGATCGTCCGCGCTGCGTCGAGTCCATTTGTGCGCAACGCGGCTGCCTGCGTCGCCTCGACCCGGCTGTCGTCGCGGAAGCGGCATTGCGGCTCTTGAACAAATAA
- a CDS encoding M20/M25/M40 family metallo-hydrolase, which produces MRKFQFLLTFIAVCMVSTALASPLESNLKKHVKFLADDKQEGRGIGTKGLDESAQYIADRFQELGLQPPFGGSYFQPFEMGWGVQLGPNNRVQSGDTGADTSSGIMPIGFSSAGTVTAPVVFVGYGITAPEFNYDDFADMHVDSAIILCLTGEPGEFDSSSVFEGVNYTAHATLRSKASNAKLKNAVAMLVVEGPLYAGTGVEELAVPRADEPYLDCGIPALRITREALARLFPEFELEKLQRSIDSNTQPRSMQITDSVNVTLTADLTRETVAVKNVVGLIPGNDTVIVVGAHYDHLGFGQSGSLDPHPGKIHNGADDNASGVASVIEIARDLMSRPIPETVMLATFTAEETGLGGSSHLVKNFPLRLDLVRAMINLDMVGRVKDNQFSVLGCKSADEFSGIIEDANQSIGLNVTCKGDGYGPSDHMNFYLADRPVLFFFSGAHEDYHRSTDDYKRINFDDMARVTRLAENTVRGISKFSAPLTFVKSSEPPPQGGGRFRAWFGSIPDYSQADTLIGVLLSGVRSGSPAESAGLTGGDLMVQMGKVKLNNIYDLVFALRTYAPGDSADVHYLRKGAERSSVCVFGSPPK; this is translated from the coding sequence ATGCGCAAGTTCCAGTTCTTGCTTACCTTCATTGCGGTTTGTATGGTTTCGACGGCTCTGGCATCGCCGCTGGAATCGAATCTGAAGAAGCATGTCAAATTCCTCGCGGACGACAAGCAGGAAGGCCGCGGCATCGGCACGAAGGGCCTGGATGAGTCCGCCCAGTATATCGCCGACCGCTTTCAGGAGCTGGGCCTGCAGCCTCCCTTTGGCGGCAGCTATTTTCAGCCGTTCGAGATGGGCTGGGGAGTCCAGCTCGGCCCGAACAATCGCGTCCAATCCGGCGATACCGGCGCGGACACCTCCTCCGGCATCATGCCGATCGGTTTTTCCAGCGCCGGCACTGTCACCGCACCGGTCGTGTTTGTCGGCTACGGGATCACCGCTCCCGAATTCAACTATGACGATTTCGCCGACATGCACGTGGACAGCGCGATCATCCTCTGTCTGACCGGGGAGCCCGGCGAATTCGATTCGTCGTCCGTCTTTGAAGGCGTCAACTACACGGCTCACGCGACGCTGCGCAGTAAGGCCAGCAACGCGAAGCTGAAGAATGCGGTGGCGATGCTGGTTGTCGAAGGTCCGCTCTACGCCGGAACGGGCGTGGAGGAGTTAGCGGTGCCGCGCGCCGATGAGCCTTATCTAGATTGCGGCATTCCGGCCCTGCGGATCACCCGCGAGGCCCTGGCCAGGCTCTTTCCCGAGTTCGAACTTGAGAAACTGCAACGCTCCATCGACAGCAACACGCAACCGCGCAGCATGCAGATCACGGACAGCGTCAACGTCACTCTGACCGCCGACCTGACGCGTGAAACCGTCGCCGTCAAGAATGTCGTCGGTCTGATTCCCGGCAACGACACGGTTATCGTCGTCGGCGCTCACTACGATCACCTCGGTTTCGGCCAGAGCGGGAGTCTCGATCCCCACCCCGGCAAGATTCATAACGGTGCAGACGACAACGCCAGCGGTGTTGCCTCGGTGATCGAGATCGCGCGCGATCTCATGTCCCGGCCGATTCCCGAGACGGTCATGTTGGCGACCTTCACCGCCGAGGAAACCGGCTTGGGCGGCTCCTCGCACCTGGTGAAGAACTTCCCGCTGCGGCTCGATCTGGTGCGGGCCATGATCAATCTCGATATGGTCGGTCGCGTGAAGGACAATCAATTTTCCGTGCTTGGCTGCAAGAGCGCCGACGAATTTTCCGGGATCATCGAGGACGCCAATCAGTCGATCGGACTGAACGTCACCTGCAAGGGCGACGGCTACGGCCCCTCGGATCACATGAACTTCTATCTGGCCGACCGTCCCGTGCTCTTCTTCTTTTCCGGCGCGCACGAAGACTATCACCGCTCGACCGACGACTACAAGCGCATCAACTTTGACGACATGGCCCGTGTCACCCGGCTGGCTGAAAATACGGTACGCGGGATTTCGAAATTCTCCGCACCGTTGACCTTTGTCAAGAGTTCGGAACCGCCTCCGCAGGGCGGCGGTCGTTTTCGCGCCTGGTTTGGCTCGATCCCCGACTACTCGCAAGCGGACACGCTGATCGGGGTCCTGCTCAGCGGCGTTCGCAGCGGCAGCCCGGCGGAGTCGGCCGGACTGACGGGCGGCGACCTCATGGTTCAGATGGGCAAGGTCAAGCTCAACAACATCTATGATCTCGTGTTTGCCCTGCGCACCTACGCTCCCGGCGACAGCGCTGACGTTCACTACCTGCGCAAGGGCGCGGAGCGTTCATCGGTATGTGTCTTTGGCTCACCGCCGAAATAG